In Ostrea edulis chromosome 6, xbOstEdul1.1, whole genome shotgun sequence, a single window of DNA contains:
- the LOC125646087 gene encoding 40S ribosomal protein S10-like isoform X2: MLMPKKNRVLIFEYLFKEGVLVAKKDFSAPKHPEIDVPNLHVIKALTSLKSQGYVREQFSWRHYYWYLTNEGIQYLRDYLHLPAEIVPATLKRQTRPETARPRPKGSEGPRGAPGAQDRAEYRRTAPGGDKKADVGAGADPSFQFRGGFGRGRGSSSAPPPQ; encoded by the exons ATGTTGATGCCCAAAAAGAACCGAGTGCTTATATTTGAGTACTTGTTCAAAGAAGGTGTTTTGGTAGCAAAGAAAGATTTTTCAGCTCCAAAACACCCAGAAATTGATGTCCCTAATCTTCATGTTATTAAGGCATTAACG TCTTTGAAGTCACAAGGATACGTAAGAGAACAGTTTTCATGGCGTCACTATTACTGGTACCTAACAAATGAAGGTATCCAGTATTTACGTGATTATCTCCACCTGCCAGCGGAAATTGTGCCAGCCACTCTAAAGAGACAGACAAGACCCGAGACAGCCAGGCCAAGACCCAAAG gATCAGAAGGACCCCGTGGTGCTCCTGGGGCTCAAGACCGGGCGGAATACAGACGTACAGCTC ctggAGGAGACAAGAAAGCTGATGTGGGAGCTGGTGCAGATCCATCCTTCCAATTT AGAGGAGGATTTGGCAGAGGTCGGGGATCTTCTTCAGCACCCCCTCCACAATAA
- the LOC125646087 gene encoding 40S ribosomal protein S10-like isoform X1, whose product MLMPKKNRVLIFEYLFKEGVLVAKKDFSAPKHPEIDVPNLHVIKALTSLKSQGYVREQFSWRHYYWYLTNEGIQYLRDYLHLPAEIVPATLKRQTRPETARPRPKGSEGPRGAPGAQDRAEYRRTAPGGDKKADVGAGADPSFQFVSSLCTKFIMPCIDMRWHAVY is encoded by the exons ATGTTGATGCCCAAAAAGAACCGAGTGCTTATATTTGAGTACTTGTTCAAAGAAGGTGTTTTGGTAGCAAAGAAAGATTTTTCAGCTCCAAAACACCCAGAAATTGATGTCCCTAATCTTCATGTTATTAAGGCATTAACG TCTTTGAAGTCACAAGGATACGTAAGAGAACAGTTTTCATGGCGTCACTATTACTGGTACCTAACAAATGAAGGTATCCAGTATTTACGTGATTATCTCCACCTGCCAGCGGAAATTGTGCCAGCCACTCTAAAGAGACAGACAAGACCCGAGACAGCCAGGCCAAGACCCAAAG gATCAGAAGGACCCCGTGGTGCTCCTGGGGCTCAAGACCGGGCGGAATACAGACGTACAGCTC ctggAGGAGACAAGAAAGCTGATGTGGGAGCTGGTGCAGATCCATCCTTCCAATTTGTGAGTAGCTTGTGTACAAAGTTTATCATGCCGTGTATTGATATGAGATGGCATGCCGTGTATTGA